One genomic region from Prionailurus bengalensis isolate Pbe53 chromosome C1, Fcat_Pben_1.1_paternal_pri, whole genome shotgun sequence encodes:
- the PLEKHG5 gene encoding pleckstrin homology domain-containing family G member 5 isoform X5: MDDQSLAEEKGLRCQNPNCMDKGRAAKVCHHADCQQLHRRGPLNLCEACDSKFHSAMHYDGHVRFDLPPQGSVLARNVSTRSCPPRTSPAADLEEEEESSLDGKGDRKSTGLKLSKKARRRHTDDPSKECFTLKFDLNVDIETEIVPAMKKKSLGEVLLPVFERKGITLGKVDIYLDQSNTPLSLTFEAYRFGGHYLRVKAKPGDEGKVEQGVKDSKSLSLPILRPARAGPPSLERVEPQSRRESLDILAPGRRRKNMSEFLGETSIPGQEAPTPSSCSLPGGSSGGSDSWKNRAASRFSGFFSSGPSTSALGREVDKMEQLEGKLHAYSLFGLPRLPRRLRFDHDSWEEEGDEEEEEEEEDACLRLEDSWRELIDGPEKLSRRQCHQQEAVWELLHTEASYIKKLRVITNLFLCCLLNLQESGLLCEVEAERLFSNIPEIVRLHRGLWGSVMVPVLEKARRTRALLQPGDFLRGFKMFGSLFKPYIRYCMEEESCMEYMRGLLRDNDLFRAYVTWAEKHQQCQRLKLSDMLAKPHQRLTKYPLLLKSVLRKTDEPRAKEAVVTMIDSVERFIHHVNACMRQRQERQRLAAVVSRIDAYEVVEGSNDEVDKLLKEFLHLDLTAPIPGASPEETRQLLLEGSLRMKEGKDSKMDVYCFLFTDLLLVTKAVKKAERTKVIRPPLLVDKIVCRELRDPGSFLLIYLNEFHSAVGAYTFQASGQALCRGWVDAIYNAQNQLQQLRTQEQPGSQPHLQSLEEEEDEEDEDEDEEEAGESSTSAASSPTILRRSSNSLNSQHCASDGSTETLAMVVVEPGEPLSSPEFEGGPFSSQSDETSLSTTASSVTPTSELLPLGPVDGRSCSMDSAYGTLSPTSLQDFVAPAPVVEPAPRPPELPQAPSPPPSPRLRRRTPVQLLLCPPHLLKSKSEASLLQLLSGATARGAPPAPSRSLSELCLAVTVSGTRTQGSPQEAGPSWVHRGAPSPGSGPKLSELEGRTSFPAGAPERPTRRSRELSLGASPRVQPEPHPGISAQHRKLTLAQLYRIRTTLLLNSTLTAS; the protein is encoded by the exons ATGG ATGACCAGAGCCTGGCGGAGGAAAAGGGACTGCGCTGTCAGAACCCCAACTGCATGGACAAGGGGCGGGCAGCCAAG GTATGCCACCACGCTGACTGCCAGCAGCTGCACCGCCGGGGGCCCCTCAACCTCTGCGAGGCCTGTGACAGCAAGTTCCACAGCGCCATGCATTATGATGGGCACGTCCGCTTCGACCTGCCTCCCCAAG GCTCTGTTCTGGCCAGAAACGTGTCTACCCGGTCATGCCCCCCACGCACCAGCCCTGCAGCGGacttggaggaggaagaggaaagctcTCTGGATGGCAAAGG GGACCGGAAGAGCACAGGCCTGAAACTCTCCAAGAAGGCAAGGAGGAGACACACAGAT GACCCCAGCAAGGAGTGCTTCACCCTGAAGTTTGACCTGAATGTAGACATTGAGACAGAGATCGTACCAGCCATGAAGAAGAAGTCGCTGGG ggaggtgctGCTGCCGGTATTTGAAAGGAAGGGCATCACGCTGGGCAAGGTGGATATCTACCTGGACCAATCCAACACGCCCCTGTCCCTCACCTTTGAGGCCTACAGGTTCGGGGGACACTACCTGCGGGTCAAAG CCAAACCGGGGGACGAGGGGAAGGTGGAACAGGGAGTGAAGGACTCCAAATCCCTGAGTCTGCCAATCCTGCGGCCAGCCAGGGCCGGGCCCCCCTCCTTGGAGCGCGTGGAACCCCAGAGCCGCCGGGAGAGCCTGGATATCCTG GCCCCTGGCCGCCGCCGAAAGAACATGTCGGAGTTCCTGGGGGAGACGAGCATCCCTGGGCAGGAGGCCCCCACGCCTTCCAGCTGCTCTCTGCCCGGTGGTAGCAGCGGTGGCAGCGACAGCTGGAAGAACCGGGCGGCCAGTCGCTTCAGTGGCTTCTTCAGCTCGGGCCCCAGCACCAGCGCTTTGGGCCGG GAGGTGGACAAGATGGAGCAGCTGGAGGGCAAGCTGCACGCCTACAGCCTCTTCGGGCTGCCGCGGCTGCCCCGCAGGCTGCGCTTCGACCACGACtcgtgggaggaggagggggacgaggaggaggaggaggaggaggaggatgcctGTCTGCGGCTGGAAGACAGCTGGCGGGAGCTCATTGATGGGCCTGAG AAGCTGTCCCGGAGGCAGTGCCACCAGCAGGAGGCGGTGTGGGAGCTCCTGCACACAGAAGCCTCCTACATTAAGAAACTGAGGGTGATCACCAAC ctgTTCCTCTGCTGCCTCCTGAACCTGCAAGAATCGGGGCTGCTGTGTGAG GTGGAGGCCGAGCGCCTGTTCAGCAACATCCCCGAGATCGTGCGGCTGCACCGCGGACTGTGGGGCAGCGTGATGGTGCCGGTGCTGGAGAAGGCGCGGCGCACGCGGGCGCTGCTGCAGCCCGGGGACTTCCTCAGAGGCTTCAAGATG TTCGGCTCCCTCTTCAAGCCCTACATACGATACTGCATGGAGGAGGAGAGCTGCATGGAGTACATGCGCGGCCTGCTGCGCGACAACGACCTCTTCCGGGCATACGTCACG TGGGCCGAGAAGCATCAGCAGTGCCAGCGGCTGAAGCTGAGCGACATGCTGGCCAAGCCCCACCAGCGGCTCACCAAGTACCCGCTGCTGCTCAAGTCTGTGTTGAGGAAGACCGACGAGCCGCGCGCCAAGGAGGCCGTCGTCACCATG ATCGACTCGGTGGAGCGCTTCATCCACCACGTGAACGCGTGCATGCGGCAGCGGCAAGAGCGGCAGCGGCTGGCGGCCGTGGTGAGCCGCATCGACGCCTACGAGGTGGTGGAGGGCAGCAACGATGAGGTGGACAAG CTCCTGAAGGAATTTCTGCATCTGGACCTGACAGCACCCATCCCTGGCGCCTCCCCCGAGGAGACACGACAGCTGCTGCTGGAGGGGAGCCTGAGGATGAAGGAGGGGAAGGACAGCAAG atGGACGTGTACTGCTTCCTCTTCACGGACCTACTCTTGGTGACCAAGGCAGTGAAGAAGGCCGAGAGGACCAAGGTCATCCGGCCACCGCTGCTGGTGGACAAGATTGTGTGCCGGGAGCTTCGAGACCCCG GCTCCTTTCTCCTCATCTACCTGAATGAGTTCCACAGTGCTGTGGGGGCCTACACGTTCCAGGCCAGcggccaggctctgtgccgtggCTGGGTGGACGCCATTTACAACGCCCAG aACCAACTGCAGCAGCTGCGCACCCAGgagcagccaggcagccagccgCACCTGCAGAgcctggaagaggaggaggacgaagaggacgaggacgaggacgaggaggaAGCGGGGGAGAGTAGCACTTCTGCCGCCAGCTCCCCCACCATCCTGCGCAGGAGCAGCAACAGTCTCAACTCCCAGCACTG TGCCTCAGATGGCTCCACGGAGACCCTGGCCATGGTTGTGGTGGAGCCTGGGGAGCCGCTGTCCTCTCCCGAGTTCGAGGGTGGCCCCTTCAGCTCCCAGTCGGACGAGACCTCTCTCAGCACCACTGCCTCATCTGTCACGCCCACCAGCGAGCTGCTGCCCCTGGGGCCCGTGGACGGCCGCTCCTGCTCCATGGACTCTGCCTACggcaccctctcccccacctccctgcaaGACTTCGTGGCCCCAGCCCCTGTGGTGGAGCCAGCGCCCCGGCCCCCAGAGTTACCACAGGCCccttcacccccaccctcaccccgtCTCCGCCGCCGCACCCCTGTCCAGCTGCTGCTCTGCCCGCCCCACCTGCTCAAGTCCAAATCTGAGGCTAGCCTCCTCCAGCTGCTATCAGGGGCCACTGCCCGTGGAgcgcccccggcccccagccgcAGTCTGTCAGAACTCTGCTTGGCCGTTACGGTCTCTGGCACGAGGACTCAGGGCTCCCCTCAGGAAGCCGGGCCCAGCTGGGTTCACCGGGGGGCACCTAGCCCTGGTAGTGGCCCCAAGCTATCAGAGCTGGAGGGCAGAACCAGCTTCCCAGCTGGGGCGCCCGAAAGACCcaccaggaggagcagagagctgtCCTTGGGGGCCTCACCCAGGGTGCAGCCCGAGCCCCACCCAGGGATCTCTGCCCAGCACCGGAAGCTGACGCTGGCCCAACTGTACCGAATCAGGACCACCCTGCTGCTTAACTCCACGCTCACTGCCTCGTGA
- the PLEKHG5 gene encoding pleckstrin homology domain-containing family G member 5 isoform X2, whose product MGTGPGVSGRRAASRPGPGLPCPAEGRARDGEGQVCHHADCQQLHRRGPLNLCEACDSKFHSAMHYDGHVRFDLPPQGSVLARNVSTRSCPPRTSPAADLEEEEESSLDGKGDRKSTGLKLSKKARRRHTDDPSKECFTLKFDLNVDIETEIVPAMKKKSLGEVLLPVFERKGITLGKVDIYLDQSNTPLSLTFEAYRFGGHYLRVKAKPGDEGKVEQGVKDSKSLSLPILRPARAGPPSLERVEPQSRRESLDILAPGRRRKNMSEFLGETSIPGQEAPTPSSCSLPGGSSGGSDSWKNRAASRFSGFFSSGPSTSALGREVDKMEQLEGKLHAYSLFGLPRLPRRLRFDHDSWEEEGDEEEEEEEEDACLRLEDSWRELIDGPEKLSRRQCHQQEAVWELLHTEASYIKKLRVITNLFLCCLLNLQESGLLCEVEAERLFSNIPEIVRLHRGLWGSVMVPVLEKARRTRALLQPGDFLRGFKMFGSLFKPYIRYCMEEESCMEYMRGLLRDNDLFRAYVTWAEKHQQCQRLKLSDMLAKPHQRLTKYPLLLKSVLRKTDEPRAKEAVVTMIDSVERFIHHVNACMRQRQERQRLAAVVSRIDAYEVVEGSNDEVDKLLKEFLHLDLTAPIPGASPEETRQLLLEGSLRMKEGKDSKMDVYCFLFTDLLLVTKAVKKAERTKVIRPPLLVDKIVCRELRDPGSFLLIYLNEFHSAVGAYTFQASGQALCRGWVDAIYNAQNQLQQLRTQEQPGSQPHLQSLEEEEDEEDEDEDEEEAGESSTSAASSPTILRRSSNSLNSQHCASDGSTETLAMVVVEPGEPLSSPEFEGGPFSSQSDETSLSTTASSVTPTSELLPLGPVDGRSCSMDSAYGTLSPTSLQDFVAPAPVVEPAPRPPELPQAPSPPPSPRLRRRTPVQLLLCPPHLLKSKSEASLLQLLSGATARGAPPAPSRSLSELCLAVTVSGTRTQGSPQEAGPSWVHRGAPSPGSGPKLSELEGRTSFPAGAPERPTRRSRELSLGASPRVQPEPHPGISAQHRKLTLAQLYRIRTTLLLNSTLTAS is encoded by the exons ATGGGGACGGGCCCCGGCGTCTCCGGGCGCCGCGCGGCCTCCAGGCCGGGCCCCGGGCTGCCCTGTCCGGCGGAGGGTCGCGCCCGCGACGGCGAAGGCCAG GTATGCCACCACGCTGACTGCCAGCAGCTGCACCGCCGGGGGCCCCTCAACCTCTGCGAGGCCTGTGACAGCAAGTTCCACAGCGCCATGCATTATGATGGGCACGTCCGCTTCGACCTGCCTCCCCAAG GCTCTGTTCTGGCCAGAAACGTGTCTACCCGGTCATGCCCCCCACGCACCAGCCCTGCAGCGGacttggaggaggaagaggaaagctcTCTGGATGGCAAAGG GGACCGGAAGAGCACAGGCCTGAAACTCTCCAAGAAGGCAAGGAGGAGACACACAGAT GACCCCAGCAAGGAGTGCTTCACCCTGAAGTTTGACCTGAATGTAGACATTGAGACAGAGATCGTACCAGCCATGAAGAAGAAGTCGCTGGG ggaggtgctGCTGCCGGTATTTGAAAGGAAGGGCATCACGCTGGGCAAGGTGGATATCTACCTGGACCAATCCAACACGCCCCTGTCCCTCACCTTTGAGGCCTACAGGTTCGGGGGACACTACCTGCGGGTCAAAG CCAAACCGGGGGACGAGGGGAAGGTGGAACAGGGAGTGAAGGACTCCAAATCCCTGAGTCTGCCAATCCTGCGGCCAGCCAGGGCCGGGCCCCCCTCCTTGGAGCGCGTGGAACCCCAGAGCCGCCGGGAGAGCCTGGATATCCTG GCCCCTGGCCGCCGCCGAAAGAACATGTCGGAGTTCCTGGGGGAGACGAGCATCCCTGGGCAGGAGGCCCCCACGCCTTCCAGCTGCTCTCTGCCCGGTGGTAGCAGCGGTGGCAGCGACAGCTGGAAGAACCGGGCGGCCAGTCGCTTCAGTGGCTTCTTCAGCTCGGGCCCCAGCACCAGCGCTTTGGGCCGG GAGGTGGACAAGATGGAGCAGCTGGAGGGCAAGCTGCACGCCTACAGCCTCTTCGGGCTGCCGCGGCTGCCCCGCAGGCTGCGCTTCGACCACGACtcgtgggaggaggagggggacgaggaggaggaggaggaggaggaggatgcctGTCTGCGGCTGGAAGACAGCTGGCGGGAGCTCATTGATGGGCCTGAG AAGCTGTCCCGGAGGCAGTGCCACCAGCAGGAGGCGGTGTGGGAGCTCCTGCACACAGAAGCCTCCTACATTAAGAAACTGAGGGTGATCACCAAC ctgTTCCTCTGCTGCCTCCTGAACCTGCAAGAATCGGGGCTGCTGTGTGAG GTGGAGGCCGAGCGCCTGTTCAGCAACATCCCCGAGATCGTGCGGCTGCACCGCGGACTGTGGGGCAGCGTGATGGTGCCGGTGCTGGAGAAGGCGCGGCGCACGCGGGCGCTGCTGCAGCCCGGGGACTTCCTCAGAGGCTTCAAGATG TTCGGCTCCCTCTTCAAGCCCTACATACGATACTGCATGGAGGAGGAGAGCTGCATGGAGTACATGCGCGGCCTGCTGCGCGACAACGACCTCTTCCGGGCATACGTCACG TGGGCCGAGAAGCATCAGCAGTGCCAGCGGCTGAAGCTGAGCGACATGCTGGCCAAGCCCCACCAGCGGCTCACCAAGTACCCGCTGCTGCTCAAGTCTGTGTTGAGGAAGACCGACGAGCCGCGCGCCAAGGAGGCCGTCGTCACCATG ATCGACTCGGTGGAGCGCTTCATCCACCACGTGAACGCGTGCATGCGGCAGCGGCAAGAGCGGCAGCGGCTGGCGGCCGTGGTGAGCCGCATCGACGCCTACGAGGTGGTGGAGGGCAGCAACGATGAGGTGGACAAG CTCCTGAAGGAATTTCTGCATCTGGACCTGACAGCACCCATCCCTGGCGCCTCCCCCGAGGAGACACGACAGCTGCTGCTGGAGGGGAGCCTGAGGATGAAGGAGGGGAAGGACAGCAAG atGGACGTGTACTGCTTCCTCTTCACGGACCTACTCTTGGTGACCAAGGCAGTGAAGAAGGCCGAGAGGACCAAGGTCATCCGGCCACCGCTGCTGGTGGACAAGATTGTGTGCCGGGAGCTTCGAGACCCCG GCTCCTTTCTCCTCATCTACCTGAATGAGTTCCACAGTGCTGTGGGGGCCTACACGTTCCAGGCCAGcggccaggctctgtgccgtggCTGGGTGGACGCCATTTACAACGCCCAG aACCAACTGCAGCAGCTGCGCACCCAGgagcagccaggcagccagccgCACCTGCAGAgcctggaagaggaggaggacgaagaggacgaggacgaggacgaggaggaAGCGGGGGAGAGTAGCACTTCTGCCGCCAGCTCCCCCACCATCCTGCGCAGGAGCAGCAACAGTCTCAACTCCCAGCACTG TGCCTCAGATGGCTCCACGGAGACCCTGGCCATGGTTGTGGTGGAGCCTGGGGAGCCGCTGTCCTCTCCCGAGTTCGAGGGTGGCCCCTTCAGCTCCCAGTCGGACGAGACCTCTCTCAGCACCACTGCCTCATCTGTCACGCCCACCAGCGAGCTGCTGCCCCTGGGGCCCGTGGACGGCCGCTCCTGCTCCATGGACTCTGCCTACggcaccctctcccccacctccctgcaaGACTTCGTGGCCCCAGCCCCTGTGGTGGAGCCAGCGCCCCGGCCCCCAGAGTTACCACAGGCCccttcacccccaccctcaccccgtCTCCGCCGCCGCACCCCTGTCCAGCTGCTGCTCTGCCCGCCCCACCTGCTCAAGTCCAAATCTGAGGCTAGCCTCCTCCAGCTGCTATCAGGGGCCACTGCCCGTGGAgcgcccccggcccccagccgcAGTCTGTCAGAACTCTGCTTGGCCGTTACGGTCTCTGGCACGAGGACTCAGGGCTCCCCTCAGGAAGCCGGGCCCAGCTGGGTTCACCGGGGGGCACCTAGCCCTGGTAGTGGCCCCAAGCTATCAGAGCTGGAGGGCAGAACCAGCTTCCCAGCTGGGGCGCCCGAAAGACCcaccaggaggagcagagagctgtCCTTGGGGGCCTCACCCAGGGTGCAGCCCGAGCCCCACCCAGGGATCTCTGCCCAGCACCGGAAGCTGACGCTGGCCCAACTGTACCGAATCAGGACCACCCTGCTGCTTAACTCCACGCTCACTGCCTCGTGA